Proteins co-encoded in one Megalops cyprinoides isolate fMegCyp1 chromosome 1, fMegCyp1.pri, whole genome shotgun sequence genomic window:
- the ube2ib gene encoding SUMO-conjugating enzyme UBC9-A: MSGIALSRLAQERKAWRKDHPFGFVAVPTKNPDGTMNLMNWECAIPGKKGTPWEGGLFKLRMLFKDDYPSSPPKCKFEPPLFHPNVYPSGTVCLSILEEDKDWRPAITIKQILLGIQELLNEPNIQDPAQAEAYTIYCQNRVEYEKRVRAQAKKFSPS, from the exons ATGTCTGGTATAGCTTTAAGCCGACTTGCGCAGGAACGAAAGGCCTGGCGAAAAGACCACCCATTT GGCTTTGTGGCAGTGCCAACAAAAAATCCTGATGGAACAATGAACCTGATGAACTGGGAGTGTGCCATTCCTGGAAAGAAAGGG ACACCCTGGGAGGGAGGCTTGTTTAAACTGCGAATGCTGTTCAAGGATGACTATCCTTCTTCCCCTCCAAAGT gtAAATTTGAGCCTCCGTTATTCCATCCTAACGTATATCCATCTGGCACAGTCTGTCTGTCAATTCTAGAGGAAGACAAAGATTGGAGGCCAGCCATCACAATCAAGCAG ATCCTGTTAGGAATCCAAGAACTTCTGAACGAACCAAATATCCAGGATCCTGCCCAAGCAGAGGCATATACAATTTACTG ccaAAACAGAGTAGAATATGAAAAAAGGGTTCGAGCACAGGCCAAAAAATTCTCACCGTCATAA